Genomic DNA from Telopea speciosissima isolate NSW1024214 ecotype Mountain lineage chromosome 2, Tspe_v1, whole genome shotgun sequence:
GTCCATCCCCTTACTTCTGACTCATTCCTGTCCGTTTTGTCGTTTTCTTCCTCTGAGGACTCGTCCAATAATatattctttttcctcctttttctgGAAGGATTATCCCCTGCATATGGGAAGCCTTCATTTCCTGCAAAAGCTGTTTTACACGTTTAGTTCGTTCAACTTGCCCAGTCTGGCCTTTTCTCGAGGGTGTCCCAATTCACTTGTTCTTCTCTCTGCCAATCCCGATAATAGTATTCTTAGCTTGGAGGTCCATGCAGACCTTTATTGTGCTTAGGTCACCCACTAAAAGTGGCTTGCTTGAGGGTCTCAAAATGACTAATGTATCATTTGCATTTGAGAGTGTGAAACTGGAGGTTGTGCATTATGAACAACAGAACCTTCAATTAACTGACTATACCTCTTTATAGAGATGTCTATTCATCATGCTTCTTCCTCCACTGAGATGAACATAAGGGAGGTAAGAAGGGGGGATGGGTGATCCTCCTTTCTTACTCCTCTTGATGTAGGAAAAAACATTCCTGGGTTGCGGAAGAAGCAGTTGTTGGAACCTTTCATCCATTTATATGCTAAATCCATACtaatattttcccaaaaaatccTTAGTACCCTTGATAACCTTTGAGTGTGATGTTTCGCATATCAATGAAGAATTAAAGAATATTTAATCAATAATCCAGATTACACTATTGGGAATAGGGGAAATAAGACTCACAGATGGGATAAGTTGTACTTGGTCATCTTCATTACCATTTTTGCTACCTGTATTTGAAGAATAattgatgcagccagccaaCCCTAATCCTAGATAGGTAATCAACAGTTCGATTGGCTGCAACACAGGCCCATGTCTAGGCTATTTTCCTAACAAACCAGCCCCTGGATTGTATGCAGTTAGCCAAGTCTAATCCTAGAAGCTTGCTGGTTTGTATTTTCCAACAACCTATGATGGAGCAAAGAAGGAGCTGCTGCCCATAGTTTaagatctcgcgatatatcggtatctcgggctgctcgagatatccgaaatatgccaaaatttcgccgaaatatggtactttttctaccatatttcggcagtccatcttggtgggttttttgccatattaaggcctgatacttcatgtacgcccttatttaagttaaataaacacatttaaatcttcatattgcaaaaaaatgaactcaaagtggtgttttgggtatgcacccttgattgacagtagaCGGTCAGACCCTGAGGTATAAATTGTTAAATACACATTGCATAAGTATTCaaagacataataacaaattgaaagaaagtaatgaatcaaaaataaagtcaaatgtagcctgggctttaaactttaaactcaaAAATTTATAAGTGCATAAAGtcattagttcaatactcaataatcaatacacaaagtcagaagttcacaagtcacaagttacaactcacaactcacaagactcacaagtcacaactgtCATGAAACAAACCCTAATAATAATTGCTATGCCTTCCTGGATCGACGCCACTCATGCTCTGCTAGAGTCGatgtccattgctctctgtctgAAAGACATATGTGGACCATGGTATAGTTTCTGAGAAGAAACAACTCTTGAACATagtaatttcaaaaaaaatagttttaaagaaaaaggatttaccttaaatagtgaaaaatccTTGGAGGatgtgcttggatgaggctCCGACTTGTTTCCGGCGACAATCTGTCGAAAATGAGGAtgaacaatgcttggatgatgcttggaagagtggaagaagaggaaaaaataaaggatttggAGCTCTATGCAGGTctcggtcgatatttcgactgAGACTTGcgaaatttgaactttaaaCCCAAGTCACGTGAGCCATTTAAGTTAAAAAACCATATTTTATGATATctcgaaatatcgccgaaatatggtatttttttcatttcgaccaaGCATTTCGTCTCGGTATgctcgagatttccgaaatataccgatatatcggcgatatttcgcgaaatcttgaaccatgctGCTGCCTAGGTAAGAAGGCAGATTGATAGCAGGGAGAATAGAGGTGCGATCTGCTGAGAAGAGGAAGAGTGAACAATACCATGAACAGAGAGGGGAGGGATAGGGGAGAAGAGACGGAGAGAAAAAAAGGTAGCCTTCTTGGCTACACAATTCAAATCCAAGTTCTATATTCCATTCATACGTAAGGGAGGAGTGATTACATGTatttgaagaaggagaaaataaaataaaaacggAATCCTCCTAATATCTACTTTCATAAAATTAGTAAACTGACTTAAAAACTACTATTAGGACTCTTTATCTTTAACAAAACCTAAAACAGTATCTAAATCTATTAGGATTTAGGACTCTACTCAAGACAAAACTATAACAGCTAAGGAATGGGCCCTAAAAGATCCCTATAACAACTAATACTAACTACTTAATTAAAACATCTTTTTTTGTACACCCGTTTAGACTTTAGACCCTCAATTTTGGGCTATATATTTCAGCCTATCACAATTAAAACCCAATTAATTAAAAGCCCGAGCCCAATACTcatgaaaataggaaaattttGGACCGGAACGGCATTAATATTGCTTTGTTGCTCTTGCTCCTGTATCTTAGACAATCTTCCACTCCGAATTTGTGCAATGAAGTTGCATTTCCCATGTTCGTAGAAGGGCGGAAGATGAAACTAATACTCCGAATAATCATGAAGTTGTTGCATTCACCTTTTCCGGAAGCAAGGTTGTATATTCTCTTATATCAGACATCAGGTCTTAGCCCTTATTCATTTTCTTGTGCTTATTGTTACCTGTGAGATATATCATCTGCTTTCTTGCCACCTTCATGAGTGTGCTCTGGGTTCATCTAATCTGTCGTGGTCCTTTAATAGTACCTTGGGGTAGCTGATCCACTGTTTAGTTTCAGATTTTCAAGTAGTGTCTCTAAGGGTTCTAGAGTTCTCATTATTATCCAACAATCGATTTCTTGTCAATGCAGACACATCATGTTTTGGCTGGTGCCATTTGTTTTAGAGAAGATGAAAGTTTTGTTTCGTTTATTAATTTTCCTATTCTTCCATGTAGATTCTAGCCAAGAAATCAAGTCTGAGGGGCAAGATGAGGATTTGAGGTCTGGTTCCTCCACTCCAGAGAAATCTGAACCAAGTCTACCAGCAGATATTCATGACATGAaaggtagtagtagtagcagatTCAATTTGTCTAATTGTTATATTGGGTTTTGTGCTACACATATGTCAGTGAGTTGTCATATGTTGATGATGGATATTTTAAGCATCTAATTTTGGGTAAACATCTGTGTTTTTCCCCCTGAAGATAATGGTGTCCCAAAATCTGCTATTGGATCCCCGTCAGATAAGAAACCCCCTCGTGATGTTCCAAGAGTCTATGATGAAGCTTATTTAAGTAACAGCGGTCCCTTGGGTGCTCACAACACCATATCCTTGTCTGAACATAAGAAAGTTGTAGGTGCTGAGACCCTGATGAGTAATGGCTCCAGCAAGAAGGATTCTAATGTCATTCTAAATACTGCGAATGAGACTAAGCTTATGGATATCGAGGAAGGGCAGAACCTCAAGCTAAGGGTATCAAGGTGTGGTGATACTGGTTCAGTAGATTCTTGGTTTTGTCTTAGTATAGGTGAAAAATTCTAGCTCAAAAGGATAGCATTTCATTTGTGGTGTAACTTTTCTCCTTGTCATGGTCTGGTACGTGGACCAGTTACTAATGATTGTGAAATTTTCCAGTTTTCCTACTTCCCAGAAAAGGCCTAGAAATTTGTCCCCTGGTGCTGACTTTGAGGACCAAAGCAAACACCCTGCAATTGTTTGTGACTTTTTTGCTAGAGGTTGGTGTATAAAAGGGAGCTCTTGTAGATTTCTGCATCTGCAAGATGGTACTGGTAAGAGAGATGTGCCTGTTGCAAGTTGGAAAAATGAACTTGATGTGGATGCAGGTATTTTAGGATCTTCTTTCAGTATTCATATTGGGAATACTCTGGACATTGAATAGAGTTACTAATAGGTGTCCTTTCCTTTATCAGGTTTGAGACAAGATATGGATACATCAAAATTTTCTGCTTTTCCTGAACCATTGGCTTCTTCAGCAAAGTGTCATTTCCCTTCAGAAGGATTCCTACCCAGGGAGCATGAAGAAAAGCATAGGTGGCATCAATTTCCTGAAGACCATAGGTTTTCTTCCTTCCAGAGAGGCAGCCCATCTGCAGGCATATTACAGGAAGCTGGTGGGTCAACATCACTACCCAACCATGACCTTCAGACATTTTCTTCAACTAGAGCTGATCATGGGCTTGCCTCCTCTTTCGGGGATGTAGCCAGGGAGAATACAAGGCAATTTTTGTGTACAGATGAATTTAGCATGCATGCTTCACCTGTTGTTCAGGGTGATTTTCCTAAATTTGATACTCGTGCTAGGGTTTGGCCAGCCAATTGTTCTGAATCATGGGCATCCTCTATCCAAGAAGATTGTAGTCAGAAACCTCTTTCTGCCAAGACAGATAATAAAGTGTCAGATATGGAAGAATTTGTCAGAGGTAGGTTGGTTCCTGATTGCAGATTGTTTTCAAGTGCCTCAATTTTATCATCTAGTATGTACAGAGGcagtagcaatccctttgtttaTGACAGAAGTGTGAAGGAACCAGCTAGTCCAAAACAGCAGAGTCAATCTATCATCTATGATCATACATCATCAGTTTTCAGCTCCGGCACTCCATTTTCTTCCATAAGCATATCACCATCACACCATACTGCCTGTCCAGGAGGTTCATCCTCGTATATCTCTTCCTCTGTAAATGGTTTGGATGGTGATAGGGGTTATCATGCTTCTCGTTCTGCGTCCTTGCCTCGAATTTCCTCTTCACCATTTTACTCAAGATTGGAAGCAGACCACTTGCCTCTACATGGTGTTCCCAAGGATCTATCGACCTCTGCAGGCTCTGCAGGACATAAACTACAATCTATTTCAAATGACTGGGAGCCATCTGTACCTTTTCAACCATCTTTTTTCTTTGATCCTGCAAATATATTATCTCCTGGAAGCCAATATCACCCCCGTCTTGATAGCATTGAGCCACCTAATGGAGGACACAAGTCCTTTGAAGTTTCTTCCTCACGTCATGGGGTGGGCATCCGGCATATGTCACATCAGCAGACAAACCATGACCCTGGTTTAACTTGGTCACATGGCCCAGAATATAATGCTGATAAACATCCACTTTCATTTAATCAGCAGTCCCATGCCAGTGTAATGGAAAAGAATATTCATTTTCATGGCTTGCATATGGCTGCTGATGAGACTACTGGAAtgtctgtagctgataaccaaACTAAAGTTTCTAACTATAGAGAAGGGAATAGTGAGGGGCCTAGCCATGGCATTGTTGTAGATGTTGCAAATACAAAAGAGATAAGTCATGATCCCAATCCTAGATATCAAACAGATGCTAGAGACAAAAAGGAATCAAAATCAGGTAGGGGTAAATTTATCAATGAAATGGATCTTCATCCAAATCCCGGACAAAAGCAAGATGTGGATGCACCAAGCAAGGAATCAAAAGCTCTTAAAATTTTCCGTACTGATCTTGTGGAATTtgtgaaagaaatggtaaaacCGTTTTGGCATGAGGGTCATCTGAGCAAGGATGCACACAAAACTATTGTTAAAAAAGCAGTTGACAAGGTCATTGGAACATTGGAGCCCCATCAAGTTCCTAGTACAACAGAATCAATTAACCaatatctttctttttcccgATCTAAAATTTCAAAGCTTGTTGAGGTGAGACTTTGCATTTTACTGTCGGTTTCTGCAAATCATTTGACCTTGGATTTGTAATTTGGTTCAGTTACTGGAATTTGATATTCACTTGTTTATTTGCAGGGATATGTTGATAAGTATGCCAAATCGTCTGCTGCCAGTGGCTGAATGGTATTACTTTTGTACAGTTAGCTACATTTGTCCCTAACTTGAAGTTATAAAGCAGTTGTTCAAGTCTATCTTGGACTTTACTATTACTAGCAAACACTGAGATTCATGTGGTATGTTGTGGATTTTTTGCTTCAAAAATGATTAATTTTTCCTCCTGAGTTTTACCTCTGATGAGAATGTAGgatctttctttttattcttcttgCAAGCGAGAGACCATGAATGCATCCTTGCATTATGTATTTATGCTAATATTTTGATTCTATGTTTtggagtacccaagaaagagtgAATTTTTATGATTTTGAGTCATTTGACAAGGAGGTACATAGAAGATCCAAAGATGTTGGATTTCATGTTAAATTGGCTGTTTTGGAAATAGCAGTGTGCTTTGAAATGCATTGTGGTTGGTTCTTCTGAAGCATTATTATGCCATGTGTCTGTTGGGTTTTCTGGTTCTTAATGGATATTATTGGGTGATGGTTAACTGTCGATTTTATAGTTTTCTGTTATGCATGCACACATTGCTGATTGTTAATTGGTGTGCAGTTCTTTTCTATAAATGAGTTTTGTTTATGAGTTCTTGCCTTGGAATGAGGAAGGGATTCCACAATTTTCATGATTTTTGAATGACATTTTGTCATGTGAGCATTTGAAATACATTATGACATGTCTCACACTTTTTTATTTAACCATATTCCTTTGCTTTGAGACTCGCTGTTCTTGTTATACACGCATGATACTTACTGTTTCAGTATTCCGTTGGTGGCTATTACTGTAGTATCATTTGTTcatttgttccattttttatACTTCTTGTTCTCTTAGAAGTTAGAAGGCAGATACAGAATCCTTATGTGATAGAATCGACTAAAGCTAGGAACAGAGTTGATGGCTTCTCCAGTGGTTACTGAAGGCTCCATTCAAATGCATGCAGAGGATATAGAAGTAGTGGTATCCCTTATAGTGTTGTTTCTGAATAGCAGGTGGAGGCTAAACTTGGTTGTATTCGCACAAAATCTTGGGTTCCTTTGATTCAGGTCCTCCATTTTCTCCATGCGGAGAGAACCTAATTCAAAGCTAATACCTTTTATGGTATCTCACAAGGAAAATGATTCAATGAGGGTCCCCTCAAAGTGGAACCCACTTTTGAAACATGAGATTTAAACGTAGATGTTGGTGCTAATCCCTTTTTTGCAAATACAAAGATATCAAATGTATCTTGGAATTTTTTAGTGGCATCACATTCTAATCATCTGATACAGATTGACCTGTACTATTAGTTCATAACAATAACTGGACCAAAAGGACTTATCATGTTATTTGGGTTCACATATGATCATAGTCAAGGTGTCAAGTATCGATATTGGGTAGCGTATCAGAAAGCTggtttaagagatgtatcgaaGCGAAGTTAAGTGACGCCAGATACGATTTGATATGCATGAATATGCTTATGATATAAGCAAAACTAGTGTTTTTAAGCATTTTGCCccataaataagcaataaataATTATATCAATGTCAGGTTATCTGTCTTCGTGGCATCTATGTGATTTAAATCTTAATTGGCCAGTAAAATATCAAACCAGTGCAATGGCAAACCTAATAATAAGTATTAGAAGTGTTGTGATTTGGGGAATGATGACTTATGTCAATGTGACATCAGTcatgctttatttataagagaATAGAATGAGTACAAATACAGTAATTCCCTTCAAGGACAAAAGATAAatctacccttatacccatattacaacactccccctcaagttggtgcatagatgtcacACATGTCTAACTTACACACAATATGATGAAATACTTTACTACTAAGACCTTTAGTGAAAACATCAATTAATTGATCACTGGACTTAACTAATGGAACATAAATGAAACCCTGTTttaacttttccttgatgataTGATTGTCATtctccacatgctttgttcTATTGTGCTGAACTGGATTATAAAGGATGCTAATGGTTGATTTACTGTCACAATACAACAGCATAGGTAGCTGAACCGTAACACCAAGATCCTGTAGAAGACTGAAAAGCCACAACAATTCACAAATACTatgggccatagcacggaactCTATTTCGGCACTCGATCTAGCAACCTAGATAGTATCCTAAAAGCCTGAGTGAAGTGCTGCAACATCAAATCTTCATAACGATCAAAACACTAAATACAAAGTCTTTCAAGCCATATAAGGAAAAAAGCTGGAGAGaacaaacaataaaaaagacCATCGGAGGAGAAGAAATTGCTAATGGGGAAGATCTTGGTAGATATTGCGTGGtggaggagattgttgggaTTCCACGCGGAAGGTGGAaataataatcccacatcggatatgaGTAGCTTGATGTGGAGACTTATAGGTACTTGAGCACCTTCTCTATAACGgttagcttttaaggatgagttttaCCCAAGTCcataacaagtggtatcagagccaaggtTGTGGTAGGGTCAGGGCGTGGTAGGGCCAAAATTCTGACAGGGCGTGAGAACCTTGTGTGCCTTTGAAGATGAAATCAGAGAAAATATTGTATGCTTTCCCATGGAGGGGGAGATGGGGAAGATCTTGGTAGCTCCCGCGTGGAGAGAGATATTGTTGGGGTTCCATGCGGAAGGTGGAAATTATAATCCTACATCAGATGTGAGTAGCTCAATGTGGAGATTTATAGGCACTTGGGCACCTTCTCTTTAACAGTTagtttttaaggatgagttctacccaagtttGTGACAAAAATTGTTGGGGGTGTCAC
This window encodes:
- the LOC122653265 gene encoding uncharacterized protein LOC122653265, coding for MHSSSSESDDMPVITEVSDEDYVSGFENNDNDDDDEDVDSEEAEDEQGDGGRAFDLSDSATTNDSSQEIKSEGQDEDLRSGSSTPEKSEPSLPADIHDMKDNGVPKSAIGSPSDKKPPRDVPRVYDEAYLSNSGPLGAHNTISLSEHKKVVGAETLMSNGSSKKDSNVILNTANETKLMDIEEGQNLKLRVSSFPTSQKRPRNLSPGADFEDQSKHPAIVCDFFARGWCIKGSSCRFLHLQDGTGKRDVPVASWKNELDVDAGLRQDMDTSKFSAFPEPLASSAKCHFPSEGFLPREHEEKHRWHQFPEDHRFSSFQRGSPSAGILQEAGGSTSLPNHDLQTFSSTRADHGLASSFGDVARENTRQFLCTDEFSMHASPVVQGDFPKFDTRARVWPANCSESWASSIQEDCSQKPLSAKTDNKVSDMEEFVRGRLVPDCRLFSSASILSSSMYRGSSNPFVYDRSVKEPASPKQQSQSIIYDHTSSISISPSHHTACPGGSSSYISSSVNGLDGDRGYHASRSASLPRISSSPFYSRLEADHLPLHGVPKDLSTSAGSAGHKLQSISNDWEPSVPFQPSFFFDPANILSPGSQYHPRLDSIEPPNGGHKSFEVSSSRHGVGIRHMSHQQTNHDPGLTWSHGPEYNADKHPLSFNQQSHASVMEKNIHFHGLHMAADETTGMSVADNQTKVSNYREGNSEGPSHGIVVDVANTKEISHDPNPRYQTDARDKKESKSGRGKFINEMDLHPNPGQKQDVDAPSKESKALKIFRTDLVEFVKEMVKPFWHEGHLSKDAHKTIVKKAVDKVIGTLEPHQVPSTTESINQYLSFSRSKISKLVEGYVDKYAKSSAASG